The following coding sequences lie in one Sinorhizobium fredii USDA 257 genomic window:
- the rpiA gene encoding ribose-5-phosphate isomerase RpiA, with translation MDARQMKIKAAQAALDYVESGMRLGIGTGSTAEEFVRLLAEKVASGYQIQGVPTSERTARLCLELGVPLKSLDELPELDLTIDGADELDGKLCLIKGGGGALLREKIVASASERMIVIADESKVVDVLGAFKLPIEVNPFGQTTTRLAIEKVAARLGLTGDIALRASGDGPFTTDGGHLILDASFGRIPDAEALAAELNAIPGVVEHGLFIGMASLAIIAGPEGARTLTAG, from the coding sequence ATGGACGCCCGCCAGATGAAGATCAAGGCCGCGCAGGCGGCGCTTGATTATGTCGAAAGTGGAATGCGGCTGGGTATTGGCACCGGCTCGACGGCCGAGGAATTCGTCCGGCTGCTGGCCGAGAAAGTCGCCTCCGGCTATCAGATCCAAGGTGTGCCGACCTCCGAGCGGACGGCGCGGCTTTGCCTCGAACTCGGCGTGCCGCTGAAATCGCTCGACGAATTGCCCGAGCTTGATCTGACCATCGACGGTGCCGATGAGCTCGACGGAAAACTGTGCCTGATCAAAGGCGGTGGCGGAGCGCTGCTGCGCGAAAAGATCGTCGCGAGCGCCTCGGAACGGATGATCGTCATTGCCGATGAATCGAAGGTCGTCGACGTTCTTGGTGCCTTCAAGCTGCCGATCGAGGTGAACCCGTTCGGTCAGACAACAACGCGGCTGGCAATCGAGAAAGTTGCCGCGCGTCTTGGCTTGACTGGCGACATCGCGCTGCGCGCCTCGGGCGACGGACCCTTCACGACCGATGGCGGGCACCTCATTCTGGATGCATCTTTTGGCCGTATTCCTGATGCAGAGGCGCTTGCGGCCGAGTTGAATGCGATTCCGGGAGTCGTCGAGCATGGGCTCTTCATCGGGATGGCGTCGCTGGCGATCATCGCCGGTCCGGAGGGGGCGCGCACGCTCACGGCAGGCTGA
- a CDS encoding HAD family hydrolase encodes MSPPLVVFDLDGTLVDTAPDLVASLNHAVTQAGIEPVTYADLTHLVGHGARAMIERTFAMRGKALSEEELTWQMREFVDFYHGSMPGESLPYPGLIAALDRLQDAGLKLAVCTNKPEMLAKRLLDGLGLMDRFAAVSGGDTFSVRKPHAEHLLSTVANAGGVAERAVMVGDSLNDILVARNALVPSIAVPFGYSDVPIESLSPDRIIKHFDELTPELVRTLLGRDKK; translated from the coding sequence GTGTCTCCGCCCCTTGTCGTCTTCGATCTCGACGGTACTCTCGTCGACACCGCCCCGGACCTCGTCGCCAGCCTCAACCACGCGGTCACGCAAGCAGGTATCGAACCGGTTACTTACGCCGATCTCACCCATCTCGTCGGCCATGGCGCCCGCGCTATGATCGAGCGGACTTTCGCAATGCGCGGCAAAGCGCTCAGCGAGGAGGAACTGACCTGGCAGATGAGGGAGTTCGTGGACTTCTATCATGGCTCGATGCCGGGCGAATCGCTGCCTTATCCGGGGCTGATAGCGGCGCTCGACCGCCTGCAGGACGCAGGCCTCAAGCTTGCCGTCTGCACCAACAAGCCGGAGATGCTGGCGAAGCGTCTGCTCGACGGGCTCGGCCTGATGGACCGCTTTGCCGCCGTTTCCGGCGGTGACACCTTCTCCGTCCGCAAGCCTCACGCCGAACACCTCCTCTCGACGGTGGCCAATGCCGGCGGCGTCGCGGAACGCGCGGTGATGGTCGGCGACAGCCTCAACGATATCCTCGTCGCCCGCAATGCATTGGTTCCATCGATCGCCGTGCCATTCGGCTACTCCGATGTGCCGATTGAAAGCCTTTCGCCCGACCGGATCATCAAGCACTTCGACGAACTCACCCCAGAACTCGTCAGAACGCTTCTCGGCCGCGACAAGAAATGA
- a CDS encoding GFA family protein, producing the protein MLRTYSGSCHCGAIRFEADLDISAGTGKCNCSICTKMRLWSARARPKAFRLIAGEEELTDFQGRNPVAHHLFCKRCGIHPFERIDMPNMTGSPYYNINVACLDAVDINELIAAPVTYYDGLNDNWGARPAEVRHL; encoded by the coding sequence ATGCTGAGAACCTATTCGGGCAGCTGCCATTGCGGCGCTATCCGCTTCGAGGCCGATCTGGATATCAGTGCCGGCACCGGCAAGTGCAATTGTTCAATCTGCACGAAGATGCGCCTTTGGTCGGCCCGTGCCAGGCCGAAGGCTTTTCGCCTTATTGCCGGCGAGGAGGAACTAACTGACTTTCAGGGGAGGAATCCGGTCGCGCACCATCTTTTCTGCAAGCGTTGCGGAATCCATCCTTTCGAACGGATCGACATGCCCAACATGACCGGGAGTCCCTATTACAACATCAATGTTGCTTGTCTCGACGCCGTTGACATCAATGAGCTAATCGCGGCGCCGGTGACCTATTATGACGGACTGAACGACAATTGGGGAGCGAGGCCGGCCGAGGTTCGGCACCTTTGA
- a CDS encoding L,D-transpeptidase family protein codes for MKTIRTVAIVALMGSCAIATMDVRPASAITLMDFIRGGRKRTAPEQAYPGQPGYGMMAPQRLEDRSAAKPPRVSSPRYYTYKPEQMRKIATDRLLDPVVTGSVQNYGLPPMLRIPLADARQFLPQVEVRAPADVAKAVEAFYAGRTDFVWIDGNGLNARARSALTVLADAARIGLDPQDYAIAVPADNFDRADTVTREKDLVRFEIAMSAAVLTYVQDTVRGRIDPNKISGYHDFKRKSVDLVSFLDKAATSADVAALIEEQTPKSPQFLVLKQELERLRAETVAAPRVEIAPGTLLKPGDNNPELANIVSGIKQKASEALKAEHAVVLAGYQGTPELVSLVEAFQKEQGLKADGVVGQASIRVLTGGDTTSSKINKIEIAMEQARWLPKDLGSRYVFINQPAFMAYYTDHGAEQFSMRVVVGSKANQTYFFQDEIQTVEVNPYWGVPQSIIVNEMLPKLRSDPSYLDRMGYQVEVGGRVVPSYAVDWYGSTNSVAVRQPPSSDNALGELKILFPNSHAIYMHDTPSKSFFKRDQRALSHGCVRLADPRRMAAAVLGISMDDVGREIAQGHNRALPVPQKVPVYVSYFTAWPNKDGKVEYFNDVYDRDMYMNRAFEATRKVRQQAEG; via the coding sequence ATGAAAACTATCAGAACGGTAGCGATTGTCGCGCTCATGGGCAGCTGTGCGATTGCAACCATGGATGTGCGGCCTGCCTCGGCGATTACGCTGATGGACTTCATCCGCGGCGGCAGAAAGCGCACCGCGCCTGAACAGGCTTATCCAGGTCAGCCGGGTTACGGCATGATGGCGCCGCAGCGCCTCGAAGACAGGAGCGCGGCAAAGCCGCCGCGGGTTTCCAGTCCCCGCTATTACACCTACAAGCCCGAACAGATGCGCAAGATTGCGACCGATCGGTTGCTCGATCCTGTCGTCACGGGCTCGGTGCAGAACTACGGCCTTCCGCCCATGCTTCGGATTCCGCTTGCTGATGCCCGCCAATTTCTGCCGCAAGTCGAGGTGCGCGCACCGGCCGATGTAGCGAAGGCGGTTGAAGCCTTTTATGCCGGCCGAACCGATTTCGTCTGGATCGACGGCAATGGCCTGAATGCGCGGGCCCGATCCGCTCTCACGGTGCTTGCCGACGCGGCAAGGATCGGGCTCGATCCGCAGGATTATGCCATCGCCGTTCCGGCCGATAACTTCGATCGCGCTGACACAGTGACGCGGGAAAAGGATCTGGTGCGTTTCGAGATCGCCATGTCCGCCGCGGTCCTCACCTATGTTCAGGACACGGTGCGAGGCCGCATCGACCCGAACAAGATATCCGGCTATCACGACTTCAAGCGTAAGAGCGTCGATCTCGTCTCCTTTCTCGATAAAGCCGCAACGAGTGCCGACGTCGCAGCCCTGATCGAAGAGCAGACTCCGAAAAGCCCGCAATTCCTGGTGTTGAAGCAGGAGCTCGAAAGGCTTAGAGCCGAAACGGTCGCCGCTCCGCGCGTCGAGATCGCGCCGGGAACGCTGTTGAAGCCAGGCGACAACAATCCGGAACTTGCCAATATCGTTTCCGGGATCAAGCAGAAGGCCTCCGAGGCGCTGAAGGCCGAGCACGCGGTCGTGCTGGCTGGTTATCAGGGGACGCCCGAATTGGTTTCGCTCGTCGAAGCTTTTCAGAAGGAGCAAGGGCTGAAAGCGGACGGTGTCGTCGGCCAGGCCTCGATCCGCGTGCTGACTGGCGGCGACACGACCTCCAGCAAGATCAACAAGATCGAGATCGCGATGGAGCAGGCCCGCTGGCTGCCAAAAGATCTTGGCAGTCGCTACGTCTTCATCAACCAGCCCGCTTTCATGGCCTACTATACCGACCATGGCGCGGAGCAGTTCTCCATGCGGGTCGTGGTCGGGTCGAAGGCGAACCAGACCTATTTCTTCCAGGACGAGATCCAGACCGTCGAGGTCAATCCCTATTGGGGCGTGCCGCAGTCGATCATCGTCAACGAAATGCTGCCGAAGCTGCGCAGCGATCCGAGCTATCTCGACCGTATGGGTTATCAGGTCGAGGTCGGCGGCCGGGTCGTTCCGTCCTACGCCGTCGACTGGTACGGATCGACGAATTCGGTCGCCGTGCGCCAGCCTCCGAGCAGCGACAACGCGCTTGGCGAGCTGAAGATCCTCTTCCCGAACTCCCATGCGATCTACATGCATGACACGCCGTCGAAGAGCTTCTTCAAGCGCGACCAGCGCGCGCTCAGCCACGGATGCGTCCGTCTTGCCGACCCGCGCCGCATGGCCGCGGCCGTCCTCGGCATCAGCATGGACGATGTCGGCAGAGAGATTGCCCAGGGGCACAACAGGGCTTTGCCGGTGCCTCAGAAAGTGCCGGTCTATGTTTCCTACTTCACCGCATGGCCGAACAAGGATGGCAAGGTCGAGTATTTCAACGACGTCTATGACCGGGACATGTACATGAATCGGGCCTTTGAAGCGACGCGGAAGGTTCGGCAGCAGGCCGAGGGCTGA
- the fumC gene encoding class II fumarate hydratase: MTSTRTETDTFGPIEVANDRYWGAQAQRSLGNFKIGWERQPLAIVRALGIVKQAAARANVALERLDPKIGDAIVKAAQEVIDGKLNDHFPLVVWQTGSGTQSNMNANEVISNRAIELLGGVMGSKKPVHPNDHVNMSQSSNDTYPTAMHIACAERVIHDLLPALKHLHKALEEKVKAFDHIIKIGRTHTQDATPLTLGQEFSGYAAQVASSIKRIEMTLPGLCELAQGGTAVGTGLNAPIGFAEKVAAEIAAITGIAFTSAPNKFEALAAHDSMVFSHGAINATAAALFKIANDIRFLGSGPRSGLGELALPENEPGSSIMPGKVNPTQCEALTQVCAQVFGNHASLTFAGSQGHFELNVYNPLMAYNFLQSVQLLADAAISFTDNCVVGIEAREDNIKAALDRSLMLVTALAPKIGYDNAAKIAKTAHKNGTTLRDEAVGGGYVTNEEFDAIVRPETMISPA, from the coding sequence ATGACATCGACGCGCACGGAAACAGATACGTTCGGCCCCATCGAAGTGGCGAACGACCGCTACTGGGGTGCCCAGGCCCAACGCTCGCTCGGCAATTTCAAGATCGGCTGGGAAAGACAGCCGCTGGCGATCGTCCGGGCGCTCGGCATCGTCAAGCAGGCGGCAGCCCGCGCCAACGTGGCGCTCGAGCGCCTCGATCCGAAGATTGGCGACGCCATCGTCAAGGCGGCCCAGGAGGTGATCGACGGCAAGCTCAACGATCATTTCCCGCTCGTCGTCTGGCAGACCGGCTCCGGCACTCAGTCGAACATGAATGCCAACGAGGTCATTTCCAACCGGGCGATCGAATTGCTCGGCGGCGTCATGGGGTCGAAGAAACCCGTGCACCCGAACGACCACGTCAATATGAGTCAATCGTCGAACGACACTTACCCGACGGCCATGCACATCGCCTGCGCCGAGCGGGTGATCCATGATCTGCTGCCCGCGCTCAAGCATCTGCACAAGGCACTTGAAGAGAAGGTCAAGGCTTTCGACCACATCATCAAGATCGGCCGCACCCATACCCAGGATGCGACGCCGCTGACCCTCGGCCAGGAATTCTCCGGCTATGCGGCACAGGTCGCCTCGTCGATCAAGCGCATCGAGATGACGCTGCCCGGCCTTTGCGAGCTCGCCCAGGGCGGCACCGCCGTCGGCACCGGCCTCAATGCCCCGATCGGATTCGCCGAGAAGGTGGCGGCGGAAATCGCCGCGATCACCGGCATCGCCTTCACTTCGGCGCCGAACAAGTTCGAGGCACTCGCCGCGCACGATTCGATGGTGTTCAGCCATGGCGCCATCAATGCGACGGCCGCCGCCCTCTTCAAGATCGCCAACGATATCCGTTTCCTCGGCTCGGGTCCCCGCTCCGGCCTCGGCGAACTCGCGTTGCCGGAGAACGAACCGGGCTCCTCGATCATGCCGGGCAAGGTCAATCCGACCCAGTGCGAGGCGCTGACGCAGGTCTGCGCCCAGGTCTTCGGCAATCACGCCTCGCTCACCTTCGCCGGCAGCCAGGGCCATTTCGAGCTGAATGTCTACAATCCGCTGATGGCCTACAACTTCCTGCAGTCGGTCCAGCTTCTCGCCGATGCGGCGATTTCCTTCACCGACAATTGCGTCGTCGGCATCGAGGCGCGCGAAGACAACATCAAGGCGGCGCTCGACCGATCGCTGATGCTCGTCACCGCGCTGGCGCCGAAGATTGGCTACGACAATGCCGCCAAGATCGCCAAGACTGCGCACAAGAACGGCACGACCCTGCGGGACGAGGCTGTCGGCGGCGGCTACGTGACGAATGAGGAGTTCGACGCGATCGTCCGCCCGGAAACGATGATCAGCCCCGCCTGA
- a CDS encoding GGDEF domain-containing protein: protein MQTATSNKTPTPDIAAQITHAMRMMGVAPIPRNYELYYEAYLGSNPQLSKELAALGSRATQDELDAIGSRYFSHIHHSRGIERAHSTLAEKLTELVTLLRDEQYALESYNRVLDEAYLNITNKSAASADILRHAIDILSEATADTMNQGKERVQTVVQKSFEMEAIRQELDEYKRIANTDSLTRLGNRRAFDETLAAVYNNEQLRNYTGLLVVDIDHFKKVNDSFGHPVGDKILSTVGTVIRANLRRDAFVARTGGEEFAVILNDSTQEECLQVADRIRSVLSNTPFKNSKTGVNYGPITLSVGVCMATAADDPLDLYHKADIALYAAKNSGRNRTVLFEDGMRKDSGRNWLIYRR, encoded by the coding sequence ATGCAGACGGCAACCTCGAACAAGACGCCGACTCCCGATATCGCTGCGCAGATTACCCATGCAATGCGTATGATGGGCGTCGCGCCGATACCGCGCAATTACGAGCTTTACTACGAGGCCTATCTGGGCTCGAACCCGCAACTGTCGAAAGAACTTGCGGCGCTCGGCAGCCGCGCCACACAGGACGAGCTCGACGCCATCGGATCGCGCTATTTCAGCCATATCCACCATTCGCGCGGGATCGAGCGTGCCCATAGCACGCTGGCGGAAAAGCTGACCGAACTGGTCACTCTCCTGCGGGACGAACAATACGCACTCGAGAGCTACAACAGGGTTCTCGACGAGGCTTACCTCAACATCACCAACAAGAGTGCCGCGAGCGCCGACATCCTCCGCCACGCGATCGACATTTTGAGCGAAGCGACCGCCGATACGATGAACCAGGGCAAGGAGCGTGTTCAGACGGTCGTTCAGAAATCCTTCGAGATGGAAGCGATTCGCCAGGAGCTCGATGAGTACAAGCGCATTGCCAATACCGATTCACTGACGCGGCTCGGCAATCGGCGTGCCTTCGACGAGACCCTCGCCGCGGTCTACAACAATGAGCAATTGCGCAACTACACGGGTCTGCTCGTCGTCGACATCGACCATTTCAAGAAGGTCAATGACAGCTTCGGCCACCCGGTCGGGGACAAGATCCTCTCCACCGTCGGCACCGTCATTCGCGCCAATCTCCGGCGCGACGCCTTCGTCGCCCGCACCGGCGGCGAGGAGTTTGCCGTCATCCTGAACGACAGCACGCAGGAGGAATGCCTGCAGGTCGCCGACCGCATCCGCAGCGTTCTGTCAAACACGCCGTTCAAGAACTCCAAGACTGGCGTCAACTACGGCCCGATCACCCTCTCGGTCGGCGTCTGCATGGCAACGGCGGCGGACGATCCACTCGATCTCTACCACAAGGCCGATATAGCGCTCTACGCGGCCAAGAATTCCGGTCGCAACAGGACGGTCCTCTTCGAGGACGGCATGCGTAAGGATTCCGGACGGAACTGGTTGATCTATCGCCGCTAA
- a CDS encoding pyridoxamine 5'-phosphate oxidase family protein codes for MTIIRTVEELKALYGAAGETSIVKVTNALTAEYRQMIEASPFAAMATVGPEGLDCSPRGDDLSVVRIADDKTVLMPDWRGNNRIDSLINIVRDPRVALLFLVPGSNTTMRINGTAVVSVDPALIGSFEIDGKHPRTVVVVTINEVYFQCARALLRSQLWNSERFVEPTSLPTPGTLLKAAKADFDKDTYDGEWPGRAAKTMW; via the coding sequence ATGACGATCATCAGGACGGTTGAGGAATTGAAGGCGCTCTACGGTGCAGCGGGCGAGACATCGATCGTCAAGGTCACAAATGCGCTCACGGCCGAATACCGGCAGATGATCGAGGCCTCGCCCTTCGCGGCAATGGCGACCGTCGGCCCGGAAGGGCTGGACTGTTCACCGCGCGGCGACGACCTATCGGTCGTACGGATCGCCGACGACAAGACCGTGTTGATGCCCGATTGGCGGGGCAACAACCGCATCGACTCGCTTATCAATATCGTCCGTGATCCGCGGGTGGCGCTGCTATTCCTCGTTCCCGGCTCGAACACCACGATGCGCATCAACGGGACAGCGGTCGTCAGTGTCGATCCCGCCTTGATCGGCTCCTTCGAGATCGACGGCAAGCATCCCCGCACGGTCGTCGTCGTCACGATCAACGAGGTTTATTTTCAGTGCGCCAGGGCTTTGCTGCGCTCGCAGCTCTGGAACTCGGAACGCTTCGTCGAACCGACGTCGCTGCCGACCCCCGGGACCCTCCTGAAGGCGGCCAAGGCCGATTTCGACAAGGACACCTACGACGGGGAATGGCCGGGTCGCGCGGCGAAGACGATGTGGTAG
- a CDS encoding alpha/beta hydrolase yields the protein MASFATQVIRLSLQAVSAISPAAAGELAFRIFCLTPNRKPKNGKERALLKAAAPLMEQSRKVTLSFAGGWVFARHFERRGSGRGPRVLLAHGWGSRSDYLAVLIDGLLAAGAEVVALDWPGHGASPGRSLTMPQAVRAIDAAWRHFDGFDVGIGHSFGGASLACAAGGVLCDAPARMPAKLVLIGAPSEMAWLFKGFGKIMGLAPVAQAAFEGMVERLSGRRVEGFDAARVLSALRKPVLVVHAEDDKEVSADHARRYGAIGPNVELHWANGLGHRRIVSAPPVIERIVAFLGEDEQEAHLRKIA from the coding sequence ATGGCATCCTTTGCGACCCAGGTCATCCGTCTCTCGCTCCAGGCCGTTTCGGCGATCTCTCCCGCTGCCGCCGGCGAATTGGCGTTTCGGATATTCTGCCTTACCCCCAACCGCAAGCCGAAGAACGGCAAGGAACGGGCACTGCTGAAAGCAGCGGCGCCGTTGATGGAGCAATCGCGAAAAGTGACGCTCTCTTTCGCGGGCGGCTGGGTTTTTGCCCGCCATTTCGAGCGCCGCGGGAGCGGAAGGGGACCGCGCGTGCTGCTCGCACATGGCTGGGGATCGCGCAGCGATTATCTGGCCGTGCTTATCGATGGCTTGTTGGCGGCGGGCGCCGAGGTGGTCGCGCTCGACTGGCCGGGGCATGGCGCATCGCCGGGTCGGTCCCTCACCATGCCGCAGGCGGTGAGGGCGATCGATGCCGCCTGGCGTCACTTCGATGGTTTCGATGTCGGCATTGGCCATTCCTTCGGCGGTGCCAGCCTCGCCTGTGCGGCGGGAGGCGTGCTTTGCGACGCGCCCGCGCGCATGCCGGCCAAGCTGGTGCTCATCGGCGCGCCGAGCGAAATGGCCTGGCTCTTCAAGGGCTTCGGCAAGATCATGGGCCTTGCGCCGGTCGCTCAGGCGGCTTTCGAAGGCATGGTCGAGCGCTTGTCGGGCCGCCGCGTGGAGGGCTTTGACGCGGCACGCGTTCTGAGTGCCTTGAGAAAGCCGGTCCTTGTCGTCCATGCCGAAGACGACAAGGAGGTCTCCGCCGATCACGCGCGCCGCTATGGTGCGATCGGGCCGAATGTGGAACTGCATTGGGCGAATGGCCTGGGCCACCGTCGCATCGTTTCCGCGCCTCCGGTCATCGAGAGGATCGTCGCTTTCCTCGGCGAAGATGAACAAGAGGCTCATCTCAGAAAGATCGCATGA
- a CDS encoding MarR family winged helix-turn-helix transcriptional regulator has product MNKKQVTAEHHHFPWDHPRFRSWIAVGRACQLMQQTLTRRLAHLDVKPPHLDILINLYRFDGITQQELARKLLVGRSNMSMLLPQLERRGLIERRGDARDKRVLRLSLTPAGQTLTEEAMEIQTAIIESSLGGAPIEDCMKIAESMERVIATLLKEDYELS; this is encoded by the coding sequence ATGAACAAAAAGCAAGTGACTGCCGAACATCACCACTTCCCCTGGGATCACCCGCGCTTTCGAAGCTGGATTGCCGTCGGGCGTGCCTGCCAACTGATGCAGCAGACATTGACGCGCCGGCTGGCCCATCTCGACGTCAAGCCGCCGCATCTCGATATCCTGATCAACCTTTACCGCTTCGACGGCATCACGCAGCAGGAGCTCGCCCGCAAGCTGCTCGTCGGCCGCTCCAACATGAGCATGCTGCTACCGCAGCTCGAGCGGCGCGGCCTCATCGAACGCCGCGGTGACGCAAGGGACAAACGTGTGCTGCGGTTATCGCTGACGCCGGCCGGACAGACCCTGACCGAGGAGGCGATGGAGATTCAGACGGCGATCATCGAAAGCTCGCTTGGCGGTGCTCCGATCGAGGATTGCATGAAGATCGCGGAATCGATGGAGCGGGTGATCGCCACCCTGCTCAAAGAGGATTACGAGCTTTCCTGA
- a CDS encoding gamma-butyrobetaine hydroxylase-like domain-containing protein: MSEFWPTELRVSKDRNRLTVSFDDGASFDLSAEMLRVLSPSAEVQGHGPGQRVTVPGKRNVQIISVQPTGNYAVRIGFDDFHDTGIYTWTYLRELGEKGDELFGAYERELAEKGMSRDRSEKPR, translated from the coding sequence ATGAGTGAATTCTGGCCGACCGAACTGCGTGTCTCGAAGGATCGCAACCGGCTGACCGTGAGCTTCGACGACGGCGCCTCCTTCGATCTCTCGGCGGAAATGTTGCGGGTGCTTTCCCCGTCGGCGGAAGTGCAGGGCCACGGACCAGGCCAACGGGTGACCGTGCCGGGCAAGCGCAATGTGCAGATCATTTCTGTACAGCCGACGGGCAACTATGCGGTCCGCATCGGTTTTGACGATTTCCACGATACCGGTATTTACACCTGGACCTATCTGCGCGAACTCGGCGAGAAGGGCGACGAGCTTTTCGGGGCCTATGAGCGGGAGCTCGCCGAAAAGGGCATGTCCCGCGACAGGTCCGAGAAGCCGCGCTGA
- the moaA gene encoding GTP 3',8-cyclase MoaA — translation MNTAAIDQTNARPLDKMTAPMIDPFGRMVTYLRVSVTDRCDFRCTYCMAEHMTFLPKKDLLTLEELQRLCSAFIAKGVRKLRLTGGEPLVRKNIMFLVRELGKEIEAGRLDELTLTTNGSQLSKFAAELADCGVRRINVSLDTRDPDKFREITRWGELAKVIEGIDAAQAAGLKVKINAVALKGFNDAEIPDLMRWAHGRGMDLTLIETMPMGEVDEDRTDHYLPLSEMRERLETQFTLRDIPYRTGGPARYVEVSETGGRLGLITPMTHNFCESCNRVRLTCTGTLYMCLGQNDAADLRAALRTTDDDAYLSQVIDEAIGRKPKGHDFIIDREHNRPAVARHMSVTGG, via the coding sequence TTGAACACGGCCGCCATAGACCAGACCAACGCACGACCGCTCGACAAGATGACTGCGCCGATGATCGACCCCTTTGGCCGCATGGTCACCTATTTGCGCGTGTCGGTTACCGATCGTTGCGATTTCCGCTGCACCTATTGCATGGCGGAGCACATGACCTTTCTGCCGAAGAAGGATCTACTGACGCTCGAAGAGCTGCAGCGGCTCTGTTCCGCCTTCATCGCCAAGGGAGTGCGCAAGCTGAGGCTCACCGGCGGCGAGCCGCTGGTGCGTAAGAACATCATGTTCCTCGTGCGCGAACTCGGCAAGGAGATCGAAGCGGGCCGGCTCGACGAGCTCACCTTGACGACAAATGGCTCGCAGCTCTCGAAGTTCGCCGCCGAACTGGCCGACTGCGGCGTGCGCCGGATCAACGTGTCGCTCGATACGCGCGATCCGGACAAGTTCCGCGAGATCACCCGCTGGGGCGAACTGGCGAAGGTCATCGAAGGGATCGATGCGGCACAGGCGGCCGGCCTCAAGGTCAAGATCAACGCGGTGGCGCTCAAGGGCTTCAACGATGCGGAAATTCCCGACCTGATGCGCTGGGCGCATGGCCGCGGCATGGACCTGACGCTGATCGAAACCATGCCGATGGGCGAGGTCGACGAGGATCGTACCGATCACTACCTGCCACTCTCGGAGATGCGCGAGCGGCTCGAGACGCAGTTCACGCTCAGGGATATCCCCTACCGTACCGGCGGCCCGGCTCGTTACGTCGAAGTGTCGGAAACCGGCGGCCGGCTCGGCCTCATCACACCGATGACCCACAATTTCTGTGAGAGTTGCAATCGCGTCCGTCTCACCTGTACCGGCACACTCTATATGTGCCTCGGCCAGAATGACGCCGCCGACCTGCGCGCCGCGCTGCGCACCACGGATGACGACGCCTATCTCTCTCAGGTGATCGACGAAGCGATAGGCCGCAAGCCGAAGGGCCATGATTTCATCATCGACCGCGAGCACAACCGCCCGGCCGTGGCCCGCCACATGAGCGTAACCGGCGGCTGA